The DNA window CCTGCAGTACCGCAACGACTGGGTCGATGCGAAGGTCTCGGCCTATTACAACCGCTACAACAATTTCATCTACCTCACCGATACCGGCAACCAGTGGTACTTCGATGAGGAAGACGAGTACCTGCCGATCCGCCAGTGGACCCAGGGCGATGCAATCTTCCACGGCTTCGAGGGCGAGGCCACCTTCCACCTGGCCAACAACGACCGCGTCGGCGCCTGGGACCTGCATGTCTTCGGCGACACCGTGCGTGCGCGCCTGGCCGATGGTGGCAACCTGCCGCGCATCAGCCCGGCCCGCTTCGGTGCGCAGCTGCGCTGGGAAGGCGATGCCTGGCGCGCCTCGTTGGGCGGCACGCGCTACATGAAGCAGGACAAGGTCGCGGTCAACGAGACCCCGACCGCCGGCTACACCATGGTCGATGCGCACCTGGCCTACCACATCGATGCTGGCAGCACCTCGTGGGAAGTCTTCCTGGATGGCAACAACCTGCTCAACCGCGACGCGCGCGTGCACACCTCCTTCCTCAAGGACGATGTGATGCTGCCTGGTCGCAACGGCACCTTCGGCGTGCGGGTGTTCTTCTGATCGCCTGACCGCGCCGAGCGGTGGGGCGAGGCGCGACCCCTCCACGCCTCGTCCGGCCCCACGGGGCCTGCGGGCCGGAAGACCTCCCCTGTCTTCCGGCCCGCACTTTTTTTGGTACCACGAGGCATCGGGGCCTCACGCCGTGGAGCGAAAATCCGGCGCCGACATGCCAGCGCCGCCACGCGCAAAGCGCGGCTCACACGCCCATGTAGCGGTGCGGACGGTGGTTGAACATCAGCACCAGGCTCAGCACCACCGCGCCCAGCGCCGAATACAGCACTTTGGAGGGCGCCAGGGTGAGGAAAGCCACGCACATCAGCACCGCGTCGAAGGTCATCTGCACCCGCCCGGCGCTGATGCCATGGGCGCGCTGCAAGTAGACGGCCAGGATGCCCACCCCGCCCAGGCTGGCGTGGTGACGGATGAAGAACAGGATGCCCAGACCGACCAGGGCGCCGCCGACCAGGGCCGAGTACCAGGGTGTCATCGTGGCGTATGGCGCCCACCGCGGCAGCAGGTCGGTCAACATGCCGCAGGCAGCCACCGCCGCGAAGGTCTTGAGCGTGAACTCCCAGCCCATGCGCCGCACCGAGAGCCAGTAGAACGGCAGGTTGACCAGCACGAACATCAGGCCGAAATTCCAGCCCAGCGCGTAATGCGCCAGGAACGCCACGCCCGCCATGCCGCCAATCATCAGCCCGCCCTTGGCGAACACCGCCAGCCCCAGCGAAGCGGTGAGCGTGGCCAGGACCATGCCCTGCACGTCCTCGGCGATCGAATGGTGGAAGGCGCGATCATCGACCCCGATCCCTTCCGAATCCGGTGCCGGCGTCAGCGGTCCGGAGGTGACCACCACGCCCGGGGGCGAATGATCGGCACCGCCATCGTCCAGGCCGACCTCCGGCGCCGGCGCGTCGATGGTGTCGGGATCTTGGTCAGGGGGAATGGCGGAAGACACGGGGGAGGCCGGCTGCGGGGGCCGGCGCATTCTACCGGCACGTCCGTGTCAAACCGTCACATCGGCAACCTTCACTCCACGCGGAGTGCAAACGATCCGATCAGCACCAGCAAGAAGCAGCAGCCACCAACGGCCACAAGCAGCCACGCGCCCCAAGACAAGGGCTCATCGGCAACTAGGCCGCCATCGGCCAGGCCCGCGGCACGCACGCGCTGGTTCACCCACAGCACCGGCAGGGGCGCCAGCAGCGAGATCATCCAGAACGGGTGCGGCATGCGCCCGGCAGCGCTGAGCAGAAAATACAGCAGCGCGGCGATCCCACCATGCAGCTCCGGCGCCCTGCGGCCAAGCCGCTTGGCGAGGATGTCTTCCATCTGTTCGAAGCAGAAATACGCGGTGATCCCTGAAAAGATCGCGCGCGCCACCGGCGAGAGCTTGACCTGGCGCGCACGCCGCACCGCCACCCAGTTCCGGTAGAACCAGACCAACAGATACAGGCCCAGCGTGCAGCCCGACAACAGCAGGAATTTCCAGGCGGCCGGAGCGTACAGCCGAACCGTGGTCGCGGCGCCATCCGCCGGCGCGTCGGCGACGTACGCCGTCGGCGCCTGGTAAGGATTCACTGTCTCAAGTTCCATTTGTCCCCCTGTCATCCACCCTGCGGCGCCATTAGGCGTCCGCGCTTCCCTGCTCGTCCTGCGTCAGCGCGCCTCGGCCACCTCGACCCCGTCCAGCCCCTGGGCCAGGGTGCGCGCGTCGCCGCCGGAGGCCAGCTTGATGCGCAGGCGCACCTCGTTCTGCGAGTCGGCATAGCGCAGCGCGTCCTCGTAGGAGATCTCGCCGGCCTGGTAGAGCTCGAACAGGCTCTGGTCGAAGGTCTTCATGCCCAGGTTGGTGGACTCCTTCATGACCTCCTTGAGCTTGTGGATCTCGCCTTCGCGGATGTAGTCCTGGATCAGCGGCGTGCCGAGCATGATCTCCATGGCCACCCGGCGCGCCTTGCCATCCGGGGTCGGTACCAGTTGCTGGGCGACCACGCCGCGCAGGTTCAGCGACAGGTCCATCAGCAGCTGGCTGCGACGGTCCTCGGGGAAGAAGTTGATGATGCGGTCCATCGCCTGGTTGGCGTTGTTGGCGTGCAGGGTGCACAGCACCAGGTGGCCGGTTTCGGCGAAGGAGATGGCGTGGTCCATGCCTTCGCGGGTGCGCACCTCGCCGATCATGATCACGTCCGGCGCCTGGCGCAGGGTGTTCTTCAGCGCGTTCTCCCAGCTGTCGGTGTCGATGCCGACCTCGCGCTGGGTGATGATGCAGCCCTCGTGCTTGTGCACGAACTCGATCGGGTCCTCGATGGTGATGATGTGCCCGGTCGAGTTCTGGTTGCGGTAGCCGATCATCGCAGCCAGCGAGGTCGACTTGCCGGTGCCGGTGGCGCCGACAAAGATGATGATGCCGCGCTTGGTCATCGCCAGGGTCTTGATCACCGGCGGCAGGTTGAGCTCGTCGACGCTGGGGATCTTGGTCTCGATCCGGCGCAGCACCATGCCAACCTGGTTGCGCTGGTAGAAGCAGCTCACGCGGAAGCGGCCCACGCCGGCCACGCCGATGGCGAAGTTGCACTCGTGGGTCTTCTCGAACTCCTCGCGCTGGGCCGGCGTCATGACGTTGAGCACCAGATCGCGCGACTGTTGCGGGGTCAGCGGGGTCTGGGTGATGGGGGTCAGCTTGCCATGCACCTTGATCGACGGCGGCATGCCGGAGGTGATGAACAGGTCCGATGCCTTCTGGTGCGACATCAGCTTGAGGAACGAGGTGAAGTCGATGCTGCTCATCTGTCTCTCCGTGGGCCGTTGGCCCGGGTGGGGTCAGCGGCAAAACGCATGGGATCGAACCTGTCGGTCGCCAGGGGGCGACCAGGCACCGGCGATTACTCGAACAGGCGCTTGTCCTTGGCGTATTCCTTGGCCTGCTGGCGCGTGATCTGGCTGCGCTTGACCAGGTCCTGCAGGTGCTGGTCCAGGGTCATCATGCCGAACTGCTGGCCGGTCTGAATGGCCGAGTACATCTGCGCGACCTTGTCCTCGCGGATCAGGTTGCGGATGGCCGGGGTGCCGACCATGATTTCCCACGCGGCGGTACGCCCGCCGCCGACCTTCTTCAGCAGGGCCTGGGAGATCACCGAGCGCAGCGACTCGGACAGCATCGAGCGCACCATCGGCTTTTCGCCGGCCGGGAACACGTCGATGATGCGGTCGATGGTCTTGGCCGCCGAACTGGTGTGCAGGGTGCCGAACACCAGGTGGCCGGTTTCCGCGGCGGTCAGCGCCAGGCGGATGGTTTCCAGGTCGCGCAACTCGCCGACCAGGATGTAGTCGGGGTCCTCACGCAGCGCCGAGCGCAGCGCTTCGTTGAAGCCGTGGGTGTCGCGGTGCACCTCGCGCTGGTTGATCAGGCACTTCTGCGAGGTGTGCACGAATTCGATCGGGTCCTCGACGGTGAGGATGTGACCGTATTCGTTCTTGTTGATGAAGTCGATCATCGCCGCCAGCGTGGTCGACTTGCCCGAGCCGGTCGGCCCGGTCACCAGGATCAGACCCTGCGGCTGCTGGACCATCTCGCGGAACAGCGGCGGGCAGCCCAGGTCCTCCAGGGTCAGCACTTCGGACGGAATCGTGCGGAACACCGCGCCGGCGCCGCGGTTCTGGTTGAACGCGTTGACGCGGAAGCGGGCCAACGAGGGGATCTCGAAGGAGAAGTCGACCTCGAGGAATTCCTCGTAGTCGCGGCGCTGCTTGT is part of the Pseudoxanthomonas sp. JBR18 genome and encodes:
- a CDS encoding YitT family protein translates to MDDGGADHSPPGVVVTSGPLTPAPDSEGIGVDDRAFHHSIAEDVQGMVLATLTASLGLAVFAKGGLMIGGMAGVAFLAHYALGWNFGLMFVLVNLPFYWLSVRRMGWEFTLKTFAAVAACGMLTDLLPRWAPYATMTPWYSALVGGALVGLGILFFIRHHASLGGVGILAVYLQRAHGISAGRVQMTFDAVLMCVAFLTLAPSKVLYSALGAVVLSLVLMFNHRPHRYMGV
- a CDS encoding PilT/PilU family type 4a pilus ATPase; translation: MSSIDFTSFLKLMSHQKASDLFITSGMPPSIKVHGKLTPITQTPLTPQQSRDLVLNVMTPAQREEFEKTHECNFAIGVAGVGRFRVSCFYQRNQVGMVLRRIETKIPSVDELNLPPVIKTLAMTKRGIIIFVGATGTGKSTSLAAMIGYRNQNSTGHIITIEDPIEFVHKHEGCIITQREVGIDTDSWENALKNTLRQAPDVIMIGEVRTREGMDHAISFAETGHLVLCTLHANNANQAMDRIINFFPEDRRSQLLMDLSLNLRGVVAQQLVPTPDGKARRVAMEIMLGTPLIQDYIREGEIHKLKEVMKESTNLGMKTFDQSLFELYQAGEISYEDALRYADSQNEVRLRIKLASGGDARTLAQGLDGVEVAEAR
- a CDS encoding type IV pilus twitching motility protein PilT — its product is MDIAELLAFSVKNKASDLHLSAGLPPMIRVDGDVRRINIPALDHKQVHALVYDIMSDKQRRDYEEFLEVDFSFEIPSLARFRVNAFNQNRGAGAVFRTIPSEVLTLEDLGCPPLFREMVQQPQGLILVTGPTGSGKSTTLAAMIDFINKNEYGHILTVEDPIEFVHTSQKCLINQREVHRDTHGFNEALRSALREDPDYILVGELRDLETIRLALTAAETGHLVFGTLHTSSAAKTIDRIIDVFPAGEKPMVRSMLSESLRSVISQALLKKVGGGRTAAWEIMVGTPAIRNLIREDKVAQMYSAIQTGQQFGMMTLDQHLQDLVKRSQITRQQAKEYAKDKRLFE